One Leopardus geoffroyi isolate Oge1 chromosome C1, O.geoffroyi_Oge1_pat1.0, whole genome shotgun sequence DNA segment encodes these proteins:
- the BTF3L4 gene encoding transcription factor BTF3 homolog 4 isoform X1, translated as MNQEKLAKLQAQVRIGGKGTARRKKKVVHRTATADDKKLQSSLKKLAVNNIAGIEEVNMIKDDGTVIHFNNPKVQASLSANTFAITGHAEAKPITEMLPGILSQLGADSLTSLRKLAEQFPRQVLDSKAPKPEDIDEEDDDVPDLVENFDEASKNEAN; from the exons ATGAATCAAGAAAAGTTAGCCAAACTTCAGGCTCAGGTCCGGATAGGGGGCAAG GGTACAGCTCGCAGAAAGAAGAAGGTGGTACATAGAACAGCTACAGCTGATGACAAAAAACTTCAGAGTTCTCTAAAAAAACTGGCTGTGAATAATATAGCTGGTATTGAAGAG GTGAACATGATTAAAGATGATGGGACAGTTATCCATTTCAACAATCCCAAAGTCCAAGCTTCCCTTTCTGCTAACACCTTTGCAATTACTGGTCATGCAGAAGCCAAACCAATCACAGAAATGCTTCCTGGAATATTAAGTcagcttggtgctgacagcttaaCAAGTCTTAGGAAGTTAGCTGAACAGTTCCCTCGGCAAG TGTTGGATAGCAAAGCACCAAAACCAGAAGACATTGATGAGGAGGATGATGATGTTCCAG atctcGTAGAAAATTTTGATGAGGCATCGAAGAATGAAGctaactaa
- the BTF3L4 gene encoding transcription factor BTF3 homolog 4 isoform X2 has translation MIKDDGTVIHFNNPKVQASLSANTFAITGHAEAKPITEMLPGILSQLGADSLTSLRKLAEQFPRQVLDSKAPKPEDIDEEDDDVPDLVENFDEASKNEAN, from the exons ATGATTAAAGATGATGGGACAGTTATCCATTTCAACAATCCCAAAGTCCAAGCTTCCCTTTCTGCTAACACCTTTGCAATTACTGGTCATGCAGAAGCCAAACCAATCACAGAAATGCTTCCTGGAATATTAAGTcagcttggtgctgacagcttaaCAAGTCTTAGGAAGTTAGCTGAACAGTTCCCTCGGCAAG TGTTGGATAGCAAAGCACCAAAACCAGAAGACATTGATGAGGAGGATGATGATGTTCCAG atctcGTAGAAAATTTTGATGAGGCATCGAAGAATGAAGctaactaa